From one Microbacterium aurum genomic stretch:
- the atpD gene encoding F0F1 ATP synthase subunit beta, whose product MTATATAEKAETTVVGRVARVTGPVVDIEFPHDAIPDIYNALKTTITIGDESTEITLEVAQHLGDDLVRAISLKPTDGMVRGQEVRDTGGPITVPVGDVTKGRVFNVTGDVLNAEPGETIEVTERWGIHRQAPNFDQLESKTQMFETGIKVIDLLTPYVQGGKIGLFGGAGVGKTVLIQEMIQRVAQDHGGVSVFAGVGERTREGNDLIHEMEEAGVFDKTALVFGQMDEPPGTRLRVALSALTMAEYFRDVQKQDVLLFIDNIFRFTQAGSEVSTLLGRMPSAVGYQPNLADEMGVLQERITSTRGHSITSLQAIYVPADDYTDPAPATTFAHLDATTELSREIASKGLYPAVDPLASTSRILDPRYIGADHYRVATAVKQILQKNKELQEIIAILGVDELSEEDKVVVARARRIQQFLSQNTYMAKKFTGVEGSTVPIKETIESFDAIVKGDFDHVAEQAFFNVGGIGDVEEKWAKIQKENS is encoded by the coding sequence ATGACTGCCACCGCCACCGCCGAAAAGGCCGAGACGACGGTCGTCGGGCGCGTCGCACGCGTCACCGGCCCGGTCGTCGACATCGAGTTCCCGCACGATGCGATCCCCGACATCTACAACGCGCTGAAGACGACGATCACGATCGGCGACGAGTCCACCGAGATCACGCTCGAGGTCGCCCAGCACCTCGGCGACGACCTCGTCCGCGCCATCTCGCTGAAGCCCACCGACGGCATGGTCCGCGGCCAGGAGGTGCGCGACACCGGCGGCCCCATCACGGTTCCGGTCGGTGACGTCACCAAGGGTCGCGTGTTCAACGTCACCGGTGACGTGCTGAACGCCGAGCCGGGCGAGACGATCGAGGTCACCGAGCGCTGGGGCATCCACCGCCAGGCGCCGAACTTCGACCAGCTCGAGTCGAAGACCCAGATGTTCGAGACCGGCATCAAGGTCATCGACCTGCTCACCCCGTACGTGCAGGGTGGCAAGATCGGCCTCTTCGGCGGCGCGGGCGTCGGCAAGACCGTCCTCATCCAGGAGATGATCCAGCGCGTCGCGCAGGACCACGGCGGTGTGTCGGTGTTCGCCGGCGTCGGCGAGCGCACCCGTGAGGGCAACGACCTCATCCACGAGATGGAGGAGGCGGGCGTCTTCGACAAGACCGCGCTCGTGTTCGGTCAGATGGACGAGCCGCCGGGGACGCGTCTGCGCGTGGCCCTGTCGGCGCTGACGATGGCGGAGTACTTCCGCGACGTGCAGAAGCAGGACGTGCTGCTGTTCATCGACAACATCTTCCGCTTCACGCAGGCCGGTTCCGAGGTCTCGACCCTCCTCGGTCGCATGCCGTCCGCGGTGGGTTACCAGCCCAACCTCGCCGACGAGATGGGTGTGCTCCAGGAGCGCATCACCTCGACCCGCGGTCACTCCATCACCTCGCTCCAGGCGATCTACGTGCCCGCCGACGACTACACCGACCCCGCGCCGGCGACGACGTTCGCGCACCTCGACGCGACGACCGAGCTCAGCCGTGAGATCGCGTCGAAGGGTCTGTATCCTGCCGTCGACCCCCTGGCATCCACCAGCCGCATCCTCGACCCGCGCTACATCGGCGCCGACCACTACCGCGTGGCGACCGCCGTGAAGCAGATCCTGCAGAAGAACAAGGAACTGCAGGAGATCATCGCGATCCTCGGTGTCGACGAGCTCTCCGAAGAGGACAAGGTCGTCGTGGCCCGCGCCCGCCGTATCCAGCAGTTCCTCTCGCAGAACACCTACATGGCGAAGAAGTTCACCGGCGTCGAGGGCTCCACGGTCCCGATCAAGGAGACGATCGAGTCGTTCGACGCGATCGTCAAGGGTGACTTCGACCACGTCGCCGAGCAGGCGTTCTTCAACGTCGGCGGCATCGGCGACGTCGAGGAGAAGTGGGCGAAGATCCAGAAGGAGAACAGCTGA
- a CDS encoding F0F1 ATP synthase subunit gamma — translation MGAQLRVYKQKIASAQTTKKITKAMELIAASRIQKAMARVRASSPFARAVTRAVSAVATHSNIQHPLTTERETIRRSAVVIFASDRGLAGAFNSQILREGLQLGELLRSQGKEVEYFLVGRKAVGYFQFRRMSAAGEWTGDTDTPHFNTAEQIAGALLDAYDRGGEEQGGVDEIHLVYNRFVSMMTQEPETVRLLPLEVVEADEVEAATSAPNAVYPLYEFEPSPEVVLDALLPVYVQSRVFNALLQSSAAKHAATQKAMKSASDNADKLITDYTRLRNNARQAEITQQIAEIVGGADALASGK, via the coding sequence ATGGGCGCACAACTCCGGGTCTACAAGCAGAAGATCGCTTCTGCTCAGACGACCAAGAAGATCACGAAGGCGATGGAACTCATCGCGGCTTCGCGCATTCAGAAGGCGATGGCGCGCGTGCGCGCATCCTCGCCCTTCGCGCGGGCCGTGACGCGCGCCGTCTCCGCCGTGGCGACCCACTCGAACATCCAGCACCCGCTCACGACCGAGCGCGAGACGATCCGCCGCTCGGCGGTGGTCATCTTCGCCAGTGACCGGGGCCTGGCCGGCGCGTTCAACTCGCAGATCCTCCGTGAGGGCCTGCAGTTGGGCGAGCTGCTGCGGTCGCAGGGCAAAGAGGTCGAGTACTTCCTCGTCGGCCGCAAGGCCGTCGGCTACTTCCAGTTCCGTCGCATGTCGGCGGCGGGGGAGTGGACCGGCGACACCGACACCCCGCACTTCAACACCGCCGAGCAGATCGCGGGCGCCCTCCTGGACGCCTACGACCGCGGCGGCGAGGAGCAGGGCGGCGTCGACGAGATCCACCTCGTCTACAACCGCTTCGTCAGCATGATGACGCAGGAGCCCGAGACGGTGCGCCTGCTGCCGCTGGAGGTCGTGGAGGCCGACGAGGTGGAAGCCGCCACTTCCGCTCCGAACGCGGTGTACCCGCTGTACGAGTTCGAGCCGAGCCCCGAGGTCGTCCTCGACGCGCTGCTGCCGGTGTACGTGCAGAGCCGCGTGTTCAACGCGCTGCTGCAGTCCTCGGCCGCCAAGCACGCCGCGACGCAGAAGGCGATGAAGAGCGCGAGCGACAACGCCGACAAGCTCATCACCGACTACACCCGGCTGCGCAACAACGCGCGTCAGGCCGAGATCACCCAGCAGATCGCCGAGATCGTCGGCGGCGCCGACGCGCTCGCGTCGGGCAAGTAA
- the atpA gene encoding F0F1 ATP synthase subunit alpha — protein MADLTISPDVIRDALKDFVAAYEPSAAAATEVGTVVDAADGIAHVEGLPGVMANELVRFANGVEGLALNLDENEIGVVVLGDFSGINAGQKVTRTGEVLSVAVGDGYLGRVVDPLGNPIDGLGEVATTGRRALELQAPGVMQRKSVHEPMQTGIKAIDAMIPVGRGQRQLIIGDRQTGKTAIAIDTIINQKANWESGDVTKQVRCIYVAIGQKGSTIASVKGALEDAGAMEYTTIVAAPASDPAGFKYLAPYTGSAIGQHWMYEGKHVLIIFDDLSKQAEAYRAVSLLLRRPPGREAYPGDVFYLHSRLLERCAKLSDELGAGSMTGLPIIETKANDVSAYIPTNVISITDGQIFLQSDLFNANQRPAVDVGISVSRVGGDAQVKSIKKVSGTLKLELAQYRSLEAFAMFASDLDAASRRQLERGARLTELLKQPQYDPYPVEEQVVSIWAGTNGKLDTIEVEDVLRFERELLDYLKRNTTILDTLRDTNVFDDATAAELEKVTDEFILEFQGGKGQAINKPGHEEVAAAHEEDVNQEKIVKGRRG, from the coding sequence ATGGCAGATCTGACCATCAGCCCCGACGTCATCCGTGACGCGCTGAAAGACTTCGTCGCCGCGTACGAGCCGTCGGCCGCTGCCGCGACCGAGGTCGGCACCGTCGTCGACGCCGCCGACGGCATCGCGCACGTCGAGGGCCTTCCCGGCGTCATGGCCAACGAGCTCGTCCGGTTCGCCAACGGCGTCGAGGGCTTGGCGCTGAACCTCGACGAGAACGAGATCGGTGTCGTCGTGCTCGGCGACTTCTCGGGCATCAACGCCGGCCAGAAGGTCACCCGCACCGGTGAGGTGCTCTCCGTCGCCGTCGGCGACGGCTACCTCGGCCGCGTCGTCGACCCGCTCGGCAACCCGATCGACGGTCTCGGCGAGGTCGCGACCACCGGTCGCCGCGCGCTCGAGCTCCAGGCGCCGGGCGTCATGCAGCGCAAGAGTGTGCACGAGCCGATGCAGACCGGCATCAAGGCCATCGACGCCATGATCCCCGTCGGCCGCGGTCAGCGTCAGCTGATCATCGGCGACCGCCAGACCGGCAAGACCGCCATCGCGATCGACACGATCATCAACCAGAAGGCCAACTGGGAGTCGGGCGACGTCACCAAGCAGGTGCGCTGCATCTACGTCGCCATCGGTCAGAAGGGCTCCACCATCGCCTCCGTCAAGGGCGCGCTCGAGGATGCCGGTGCGATGGAGTACACGACGATCGTCGCGGCCCCGGCATCCGACCCTGCCGGCTTCAAGTACCTCGCCCCCTACACCGGCTCGGCCATCGGCCAGCACTGGATGTACGAGGGCAAGCACGTCCTGATCATCTTCGACGACCTGTCCAAGCAGGCCGAGGCGTACCGCGCCGTGTCGCTGCTGCTGCGCCGCCCGCCGGGCCGCGAGGCCTACCCCGGCGATGTCTTCTACCTGCACTCGCGTCTGCTCGAGCGCTGCGCGAAGCTCTCGGACGAACTCGGTGCGGGCTCCATGACGGGCCTTCCGATCATCGAGACGAAGGCCAACGACGTGTCGGCCTATATCCCGACGAACGTCATCTCGATCACCGACGGCCAGATCTTCCTGCAGTCCGACCTGTTCAACGCCAACCAGCGTCCCGCGGTCGACGTGGGCATCTCGGTGTCGCGCGTCGGCGGTGACGCCCAGGTCAAGTCGATCAAGAAGGTCTCCGGCACGCTCAAGCTCGAGCTCGCCCAGTACCGCTCGCTCGAGGCGTTCGCGATGTTCGCCTCCGACCTCGACGCCGCCTCGCGCCGTCAGCTCGAGCGCGGTGCGCGTCTGACCGAGCTGCTCAAGCAGCCGCAGTACGACCCGTACCCGGTCGAGGAGCAGGTGGTGTCGATCTGGGCCGGCACCAACGGCAAGCTCGACACCATCGAGGTCGAGGATGTGCTCCGCTTCGAGCGCGAGCTGCTCGACTACCTCAAGCGCAACACGACGATCCTCGACACGCTCCGCGACACCAACGTCTTCGACGACGCCACGGCTGCAGAGCTCGAGAAGGTCACCGACGAGTTCATCCTGGAGTTCCAGGGCGGCAAGGGCCAGGCCATCAACAAGCCGGGTCACGAAGAGGTCGCCGCCGCGCACGAAGAGGACGTCAACCAGGAGAAGATCGTCAAGGGCCGCCGCGGCTGA
- a CDS encoding F0F1 ATP synthase subunit delta — MGSATTQALAATTSALNTATVDDLSIARELFVAARTLGESSQLSGALSAWGVPGQARAKVAEQVFAALQPTARSLVTAAVAERWSSTSDLISGIEELAIRAAALGAPRVDVEQELFEVSRVVADNPDLELALGSRLGDAAAKGALVARILDGRASEATTLIVSELVQQPRGRRVRALLSRALRLVADQRGRTVASVHVAQPLDAAQLERLRSGLSQRYGSDVALNVVVDPKVVGGVRVEIGDDVIDATVSSRLNDLRQRLAG, encoded by the coding sequence ATGGGCAGCGCGACCACTCAGGCTCTGGCGGCGACCACGTCGGCGCTGAACACGGCCACCGTCGACGACCTGAGCATCGCTCGGGAGCTGTTCGTCGCGGCGCGCACGCTCGGCGAGTCGTCGCAGCTGAGCGGCGCGCTGTCGGCCTGGGGCGTTCCGGGGCAGGCGCGGGCGAAGGTGGCCGAACAGGTCTTCGCCGCGCTGCAGCCGACCGCCCGCTCCCTCGTCACCGCCGCCGTCGCCGAGCGCTGGTCCTCGACGTCCGACCTCATCTCGGGCATCGAGGAGCTGGCGATCCGCGCCGCGGCACTGGGCGCTCCCCGTGTCGACGTCGAGCAGGAGCTGTTCGAGGTGTCCCGGGTCGTCGCCGACAACCCCGACCTCGAGCTCGCGCTCGGCAGCCGCCTGGGCGATGCCGCCGCGAAGGGCGCGCTCGTCGCCCGCATTCTCGACGGCCGCGCGAGCGAGGCCACGACGCTGATCGTGTCCGAGCTCGTCCAGCAGCCGCGGGGGCGGCGCGTGCGCGCGCTGCTGTCACGGGCGCTCCGACTGGTCGCCGACCAGCGCGGCCGCACGGTCGCGAGCGTGCACGTGGCGCAGCCGCTGGATGCCGCGCAGCTCGAGCGTCTGCGCTCGGGTCTGTCGCAGCGCTACGGCAGCGACGTGGCGCTGAACGTCGTCGTGGATCCGAAGGTGGTCGGCGGCGTGCGCGTGGAGATCGGTGACGACGTCATCGATGCCACCGTCTCGTCGCGCCTGAACGACCTGCGGCAGCGACTCGCAGGCTAG
- a CDS encoding F0F1 ATP synthase subunit B: MHSLVAYAAEEAGHNPLLPAPYDILWSAVCFVIILFVFWRVALPKMKTLLDQRAAAIEGNIAKADEAQRKAEAALEEYTAQLAEARKEAGEIRDAAREDGKKIITEAREIASAEAARLTAAAHTQIEAERQSALVSLRSEVGTLALDLAGRVIGETLSDDAKAKGVVDRFLADLEKVK; this comes from the coding sequence ATGCACAGTCTTGTCGCGTACGCCGCGGAAGAGGCGGGCCACAACCCGCTTCTGCCCGCCCCGTACGACATTCTCTGGTCGGCGGTCTGCTTCGTCATCATCCTCTTCGTCTTCTGGCGGGTTGCCCTGCCGAAGATGAAGACCCTGCTCGACCAGCGCGCTGCCGCCATCGAGGGCAACATCGCCAAGGCCGACGAGGCGCAGCGCAAGGCCGAGGCCGCGCTCGAGGAGTACACGGCCCAGCTCGCCGAAGCCCGCAAGGAGGCCGGTGAGATCCGCGATGCCGCCCGTGAGGACGGCAAGAAGATCATCACCGAGGCGCGCGAGATCGCGTCTGCTGAGGCTGCGCGCCTGACGGCGGCCGCCCACACGCAGATCGAGGCGGAGCGCCAGTCGGCGCTCGTGTCGCTGCGCAGCGAGGTCGGCACCCTGGCGCTCGACCTCGCCGGCCGCGTGATCGGTGAGACCCTCTCCGACGACGCCAAGGCGAAGGGCGTCGTCGACCGCTTCCTCGCAGATCTCGAGAAGGTCAAGTAA
- the atpE gene encoding ATP synthase F0 subunit C has protein sequence MDATTVLADVTGSIATVGYGLAAIGPAIGVGIVVGKTIEGVARQPELAGRLQVLMWIGIAFTEALAFIGIATAFIFGA, from the coding sequence GTGGACGCAACTACGGTTCTCGCCGATGTCACCGGCTCCATCGCGACGGTCGGCTACGGCCTCGCCGCCATCGGCCCCGCCATCGGCGTGGGCATCGTCGTCGGCAAAACGATCGAGGGCGTCGCCCGTCAGCCCGAGCTGGCCGGCCGCCTGCAGGTGCTGATGTGGATCGGTATCGCCTTCACCGAGGCGCTCGCCTTCATCGGCATCGCGACCGCCTTCATCTTCGGCGCCTGA
- the atpB gene encoding F0F1 ATP synthase subunit A has product MDEFFPEAVFQIGDLVINRIHLIQFLATIAVVLIFWLGTRRMTIVPGRFQSIVEMGLDFVRVNIAEDLLGKKDGQRFLPILTTIFFMILFMNITGVIPGLNIAGTAIIAVPLLLAVVAYVTFIYAGIKKSPKNFFKNSLFPSGVPWPIYFIVTPIELISTFVIRPVTLTLRLLMNMMVGHLLLVLFFSATQFFLFTMGGWWSALAAGSLAFGFVFTLFEILVAVLQAYVFTILTAVYIQLAVAEEH; this is encoded by the coding sequence ATCGATGAGTTCTTCCCGGAGGCCGTCTTCCAGATCGGCGATCTGGTCATCAACCGGATCCATCTGATCCAGTTCCTCGCGACCATCGCCGTCGTGCTGATCTTCTGGCTCGGCACCCGCCGCATGACGATCGTCCCCGGCCGGTTCCAGTCGATCGTCGAGATGGGCCTGGACTTCGTCCGCGTGAACATCGCCGAAGACCTGCTCGGCAAGAAGGACGGCCAGCGGTTCCTGCCGATCCTCACCACGATCTTCTTCATGATCCTGTTCATGAACATCACGGGTGTGATCCCCGGGCTGAACATCGCCGGCACCGCGATCATCGCCGTGCCGCTGCTGCTCGCCGTGGTCGCCTACGTGACGTTCATCTACGCCGGCATCAAGAAGAGCCCGAAGAACTTCTTCAAGAACTCGCTGTTCCCCTCGGGTGTGCCGTGGCCGATCTACTTCATCGTGACGCCCATCGAGCTCATCTCGACCTTCGTCATCCGCCCCGTCACCCTGACGCTGCGACTGCTGATGAACATGATGGTCGGTCACCTGCTGCTGGTGCTGTTCTTCTCGGCGACGCAGTTCTTCCTGTTCACGATGGGCGGCTGGTGGTCGGCCCTCGCGGCGGGCTCGCTCGCCTTCGGCTTCGTCTTCACCCTGTTCGAGATCCTGGTGGCCGTCCTCCAGGCTTACGTCTTCACCATCCTCACCGCGGTCTACATCCAGCTCGCGGTGGCAGAAGAGCACTGA
- a CDS encoding MraY family glycosyltransferase: MKFYVLTVVLTAVATLALTWVVWRIGMRYRLYPEIRERDVHTTPKPRVGGVAMFLGVLVAFALSSQISYFSIIWSDPEAIWSILGAALLIVIVGVADDLWDLDWMIKLGAQFVAAGIVVGLGGIQIFFIPLGAQIVVSSWASFTLSVFAIVIVMNAVNFIDGLDGLVAGVALIANVVFFVYSYLVVRDLGESSYFNLASFLAAALIGVCLGFLPMNWSPSKLFMGDSGALLLGLLMAASAIVLTGGLDPNLLSDNDVFGRSQLLGAFIPILLPVVIVLLPLLDFGMAIIRRMGRGLSPFSPDRKHLHHRMLDMGHSDRDAVLVFYAWTAVVSIGVLLMYIGTTQDWPGDYLFGVGYVLLGIAACLVVTLLPTPRTPAAPVAAPEPRTP; this comes from the coding sequence ATGAAGTTCTACGTTCTGACCGTCGTACTGACGGCGGTGGCCACGCTCGCGCTGACCTGGGTGGTGTGGCGGATCGGCATGCGCTACCGGCTGTACCCGGAGATCCGCGAGCGCGACGTGCACACGACGCCCAAGCCGCGCGTGGGCGGGGTCGCGATGTTCCTCGGAGTGCTGGTCGCCTTCGCACTGTCGTCGCAGATCTCGTACTTCTCGATCATCTGGAGCGACCCCGAGGCGATCTGGTCGATCCTGGGGGCGGCGCTTCTCATCGTCATCGTCGGGGTCGCCGACGATCTGTGGGACCTCGACTGGATGATCAAGCTCGGCGCGCAGTTCGTCGCCGCCGGCATCGTCGTGGGGCTCGGGGGCATCCAGATCTTCTTCATCCCGCTGGGCGCGCAGATCGTCGTCTCCAGCTGGGCGAGCTTCACGCTGTCGGTGTTCGCGATCGTCATCGTCATGAACGCCGTCAACTTCATCGACGGGCTCGATGGCCTGGTCGCCGGCGTCGCCCTCATCGCGAACGTCGTGTTCTTCGTCTACAGCTACCTCGTCGTGCGCGACCTCGGCGAGTCGAGCTACTTCAACCTCGCCTCGTTCCTCGCCGCCGCGCTCATCGGCGTGTGCCTCGGATTCCTGCCGATGAACTGGAGCCCGTCCAAGCTCTTCATGGGCGACTCCGGCGCGTTGCTGCTCGGCCTGCTTATGGCGGCCTCCGCGATCGTCCTCACGGGGGGATTGGACCCGAACCTGCTCAGCGACAACGACGTGTTCGGCCGTTCCCAGCTGCTCGGTGCCTTCATCCCGATCCTGCTGCCGGTCGTCATCGTGCTGCTGCCGCTGCTGGACTTCGGGATGGCGATCATCCGGCGCATGGGCCGGGGACTTTCGCCCTTCTCACCCGACCGCAAGCACCTCCACCACCGCATGCTCGACATGGGCCACAGCGACCGCGACGCGGTGCTGGTGTTCTACGCGTGGACGGCGGTCGTCTCCATCGGCGTGCTGCTGATGTACATCGGAACGACACAGGACTGGCCCGGCGACTACCTGTTCGGCGTCGGCTACGTCCTCCTCGGCATCGCCGCCTGCCTCGTCGTCACCCTGCTTCCCACACCCCGCACTCCGGCCGCGCCCGTCGCGGCACCCGAACCGAGGACGCCATGA
- a CDS encoding L-threonylcarbamoyladenylate synthase, producing MSELFDCRDPEQLLPGLRRARQAIGRGELVVMPTDTVYGIAADAFSAGAVASLLAAKGRGRQSPPPVLVAGLATMRALVAEVPEPVERLVEEFWPGGLTIVLPAQPSLSWDLGDTNGTVAVRMPAERIALEMLEECGPLAVSSANLTGRAAAIDVHGAREMLRDSVAVYLDGGPSTHGVASTIVDATGLVGGTRAVRVLRDGAVSRQRLRDVLGELLEPDDPDAPLPGDGARRDEPAGDGPAAGDAAPDGPVPAP from the coding sequence ATGTCCGAGCTCTTCGACTGCCGTGACCCCGAGCAGCTGCTGCCGGGGCTGCGACGGGCCCGTCAGGCCATCGGGCGGGGCGAGCTGGTCGTCATGCCGACCGACACGGTCTACGGCATCGCCGCCGACGCGTTCAGCGCCGGCGCCGTCGCATCGCTTCTGGCCGCCAAGGGCCGCGGCCGGCAGTCCCCGCCGCCGGTGCTCGTCGCGGGGCTCGCGACGATGCGCGCGCTCGTGGCGGAGGTGCCGGAACCCGTGGAGCGCCTGGTCGAGGAGTTCTGGCCGGGTGGCCTCACGATCGTGCTGCCGGCGCAGCCGTCGCTGTCGTGGGACCTCGGGGACACCAACGGCACGGTGGCGGTGCGGATGCCGGCCGAGCGGATCGCCCTGGAGATGCTGGAGGAATGCGGCCCGCTCGCGGTCTCCAGCGCCAACCTCACCGGCCGCGCGGCGGCCATCGACGTGCACGGTGCCCGGGAGATGCTCCGCGACAGCGTCGCGGTCTACCTCGACGGCGGTCCCTCCACGCACGGCGTCGCCTCGACCATCGTCGACGCCACCGGCCTCGTCGGCGGAACCCGCGCGGTCCGCGTGCTCCGCGACGGCGCCGTGTCGCGGCAGCGTCTGCGCGACGTGCTGGGCGAGCTGCTCGAGCCCGACGACCCCGACGCGCCGCTGCCCGGCGACGGCGCGCGGCGCGACGAGCCCGCCGGCGACGGCCCCGCGGCGGGCGACGCCGCGCCCGACGGCCCTGTGCCCGCCCCATGA
- the prmC gene encoding peptide chain release factor N(5)-glutamine methyltransferase → MSCEHDPDAPRPLSLSALLRAATDTLAAAGVPTPDVDAELVAGHVFGLSRGELAAASLRGDAAGDGGRDAGDLAVFAELIERRAAREPLQHLTGTAPFRHLELRVGPGVFVPRPETEMVAQLAIDALRATADAEPIAVDLGTGSGAIALAMATEVPHARVHAAENSVDAFIWAKENFARIAPHARLAFIDLAEAFGELDGTVSVLVSNPPYVPDAAIPRDPEVRFWDPPAALYGGADGLDVVRTLSRVGLRLLRPGGTLVIEHGEWQGEPIRELLAADGWCAKATHPDLTTRDRATTGIRP, encoded by the coding sequence ATGAGCTGCGAGCACGATCCCGACGCGCCACGGCCGCTGTCGCTGTCCGCGCTGCTGCGCGCCGCCACCGACACCCTCGCCGCGGCGGGCGTCCCGACGCCCGACGTCGACGCCGAACTGGTCGCCGGTCACGTGTTCGGACTGTCGCGGGGAGAGCTCGCGGCGGCATCCCTCCGCGGCGACGCGGCCGGCGACGGCGGACGGGATGCCGGCGACCTCGCCGTCTTCGCCGAGCTGATCGAGCGCCGCGCCGCCCGTGAGCCGCTGCAGCACCTCACCGGCACGGCTCCCTTCCGCCACCTCGAGCTGCGCGTCGGGCCCGGGGTGTTCGTCCCGCGGCCCGAGACCGAGATGGTCGCCCAGCTCGCGATCGACGCGTTGCGCGCGACGGCGGATGCCGAGCCGATCGCCGTCGACCTCGGCACCGGTTCGGGCGCGATCGCACTGGCGATGGCGACCGAGGTGCCGCACGCGCGGGTCCACGCGGCGGAGAACTCCGTCGATGCCTTCATCTGGGCCAAGGAGAACTTCGCGCGCATCGCGCCCCACGCCCGCCTCGCCTTCATCGACCTCGCGGAGGCGTTCGGCGAGCTCGACGGCACCGTCTCGGTGCTCGTCTCCAATCCGCCGTACGTTCCGGATGCCGCGATCCCGCGCGACCCGGAGGTGCGCTTCTGGGACCCGCCGGCGGCCCTGTACGGGGGAGCGGACGGCCTCGACGTCGTGCGCACCCTCTCGCGCGTCGGCCTGCGGCTGCTGCGTCCCGGCGGCACCCTGGTGATCGAGCACGGCGAATGGCAGGGAGAGCCCATTCGCGAGCTGCTGGCCGCCGACGGCTGGTGCGCGAAGGCGACGCACCCCGACCTCACCACGCGCGACCGCGCGACCACCGGCATCCGTCCCTGA